From one Lolium rigidum isolate FL_2022 chromosome 4, APGP_CSIRO_Lrig_0.1, whole genome shotgun sequence genomic stretch:
- the LOC124646434 gene encoding protein PLASTID MOVEMENT IMPAIRED 1-like has product MAGVSGSGVGISDYLDRPNAIHRRTASLAIARSGDDGPRIVDGAGREGRRARSSRRLSLSSWLGPLSRHPPHPHADEDTASADSRSREPTPEPRGGRAKEPSPAWRSWKPVRALAHIGKRRAGCLFSVEVASVRGVPASMDGLRLAVAVRKAETRDGAMQTMPARVSRDGSAEFDETLFVKCNLFFTGGPGTGKPLKLEPRRFVVSVVPVEAPEIRLGTYDVDVSELVRDSLQRSNEGRRVRWFDRAYGLAGKAAGGELLLRLGFQLMEDAGLRLYTQAAAGPSSSRDVSVSPSRARAHSKNSFSISSSTPKLSASDASISHSMRAYRQLLDRLNVEKRADDDELSTASGTGDGDYASIPEYEVVDKGVESVKEVVHFQAQRDVLRELDSIADQIEAVEALMASGGKKSPRGAGQQPSLDADEEMVTVEFLRKLEAVDDDKYRKLKQPMTPRSREAAATTPPVVPDLGQSLGPAVQTRDGGFLLSMNPFNVPLASRDVPPMLAMQLSRPFVLPSAMAATGFDVLQKMAAAGGPNEVRDKLVSLGGMESLTGKTPEQVGFEGIAEAVIGGRRTEGGASSSAARSVQLVRKFAAAVSEGRRERVATGIWSAGSDPETLEEVLAFSLQKLEAMALDALMIQADMADEEPPFEVAPAAGDVDVFDALVPCEEWSDTRGVSDGRVTLVAAIQLRDPSRRYEAVGAPMVAVVQSARMLGAAGISGGRFKVRSLHVGGVQTRSSSGVGGSASWRAERQKLTAMQWTVAHGPGRAGKRVQTPPSSQAAKARQQQQQQRPDVVWSLSSRVLAGMWLKTVRNPDVKIGSA; this is encoded by the coding sequence ATGGCCGGAGTAAGCGGCAGCGGCGTCGGGATCAGCGACTACCTCGACCGCCCCAACGCCATCCACCGCCGCACGGCGTCGCTCGCCATCGCGCGGTCCGGCGACGACGGCCCGCGCATCGTGGACGGGGCGGGACGGGAGGGCCGGCGTGCGCGCTCGTCGCGCCGCCTCTCGCTCTCCTCCTGGCTCGGCCCGCTCTCGAGGCATCCTCCGCACCCGCACGCCGACGAGGACACGGCGTCGGCGGACTCGCGGAGCCGGGAGCCAACGCCCGAGCCGAGAGGCGGCAGGGCCAAGGAGCCCTCGCCGGCGTGGCGCAGCTGGAAGCCCGTGCGCGCGCTGGCCCACATCGGGAAGCGCCGGGCCGGGTGCCTCTTCTCCGTCGAGGTGGCGTCCGTCCGCGGCGTGCCGGCCTCCATGGACggcctccgcctcgccgtcgccgtccgcaAGGCCGAGACCAGGGACGGCGCGATGCAGACGATGCCGGCCCGCGTGTCCCGCGACGGCTCCGCGGAGTTCGACGAGACGCTCTTCGTCAAGTGCAACCTCTTCTTCACCGGCGGGCCGGGCACCGGGAAGCCGCTCAAGCTCGAGCCGCGCCGGTTCGTGGTGTCCGTCGTCCCCGTCGAGGCGCCGGAGATCCGGCTGGGGACCTACGACGTCGACGTCAGCGAGCTCGTGCGCGACTCCCTCCAGAGGAGCAACGAGGGGCGCCGCGTCCGCTGGTTCGACAGGGCGTACGGCCTCGCGGGAAAGGCCGCTGGCGGCGAGCTCCTGCTCCGGCTCGGGTTCCAGCTCATGGAGGACGCGGGGCTCCGGCTCTACACGCAGGCCGCCGCGGGGCCGTCGTCGTCGAGGGACGTGTCCGTGTCGCCCTCTCGCGCCAGGGCGCACAGCAAGAACTCCTTCAGCATCTCGAGCAGCACGCCCAAGCTTTCCGCGTCCGACGCGTCCATCTCGCATTCCATGAGAGCCTACAGGCAGCTGCTCGACAGGCTCAACGTCGAAAAGCGTGCCGACGACGACGAGCTCTCCACCGCCAGCGGCACCGGCGACGGTGACTACGCCTCCATCCCGGAGTACGAGGTGGTTGACAAGGGTGTCGAGTCGGTCAAGGAGGTCGTCCACTTCCAGGCCCAGCGCGACGTGCTGCGGGAGCTCGACTCCATCGCCGACCAGATCGAGGCCGTCGAGGCGCTCATGGCAAGCGGCGGGAAGAAGTCGCCCAGGGGAGCGGGTCAGCAGCCAAGCCTCGATGCTGACGAGGAAATGGTCACCGTTGAGTTCCTCAGGAAGCTCGAGGCCGTGGACGACGATAAGTACAGGAAGCTGAAGCAGCCCATGACGCCGAGATCaagagaggcggcggcgacgactccGCCGGTGGTGCCAGACTTGGGACAGAGCCTTGGCCCGGCGGTGCAGACGCGCGACGGCGGGTTCTTGCTGTCCATGAACCCGTTCAACGTGCCTCTTGCAAGCAGAGACGTTCCCCCGATGCTCGCCATGCAGCTGTCCAGGCCCTTCGTGCTGCCGAGCGCCATGGCCGCCACTGGGTTCGACGTGCTGCAGAAGATGGCGGCCGCGGGCGGCCCTAACGAGGTCCGGGATAAGTTGGTGTCGCTTGGGGGAATGGAAAGCCTTACCGGAAAGACGCCCGAGCAGGTGGGTTTCGAGGGCATTGCGGAGGCCGTCATCGGCGGACGGCGAACCGAGGGCGGCGCGAGCTCGAGCGCAGCGCGGTCCGTGCAGCTCGTACGGAAGTTCGCCGCAGCAGTGTCCGAGGGCCGAAGGGAGCGCGTCGCCACCGGCATCTGGAGCGCCGGGAGCGACCCGGAGACGTTGGAGGAGGTGCTCGCATTCTCCCTTCAGAAGCTAGAGGCCATGGCGTTGGACGCGCTAATGATCCAGGCCGACATGGCCGACGAGGAGCCGCCGTTCGAGGTAGCACCAGCTGCGGGGGACGTGGACGTGTTCGACGCGCTCGTGCCGTGCGAGGAGTGGTCCGATACCCGCGGCGTCTCGGACGGCCGCGTCACGCTGGTGGCTGCCATCCAGCTGCGCGACCCTTCCCGGCGCTACGAGGCAGTGGGCGCGCCGATGGTCGCCGTCGTGCAGTCAGCGAGGATGCTGGGCGCGGCCGGGATCAGCGGCGGGAGATTCAAAGTGAGGAGCCTGCACGTCGGTGGAGTGCAGACGAGGAGCTCGTCGGGTGTCGGCGGGAGCGCGAGCTGGCGCGCGGAGCGGCAGAAGCTGACGGCGATGCAGTGGACGGTAGCGCACGGTCCGGGTCGTGCCGGCAAGAGGGTGCAGACGCCGCCGTCGTCTCAGGCAGCGAAggcgaggcagcagcagcagcagcagcggcccgACGTGGTATGGAGCCTGTCGTCCAGGGTGCTCGCCGGGATGTGGCTCAAGACGGTGCGCAACCCGGACGTGAAGATCGGCAGCGCCTGA